The following are encoded together in the Juglans microcarpa x Juglans regia isolate MS1-56 chromosome 2D, Jm3101_v1.0, whole genome shotgun sequence genome:
- the LOC121249771 gene encoding LOW QUALITY PROTEIN: pentatricopeptide repeat-containing protein At2g36730-like (The sequence of the model RefSeq protein was modified relative to this genomic sequence to represent the inferred CDS: deleted 2 bases in 1 codon), protein MVRLSIPTAIPVFPRNFPNCDLNFFSKKHQCLVLLKLCSSTKHLSQVHAQMQVSGLHRDSFLASELVRICALSPTGSLSYARSLLYHSDDSSPLPWNILIRGYASSDSPGEAIRVFHGMRRRGIRPNKLTFPFLLKACALVSALKVGRQVHADVVKCGLNSDVYVQNTLINAYGSCKRILYARRVFEEMHVRTVVSWNSVITAYVENSRLDDGIQYFAKMRDSGFDPDETTMVVMLSACAELGNLSLGRWFHSLAIVRGMVLNCHLGTSLVDMYAKSGDVEHARLVFDRMDKRNVWTWSAMILGLAQHGFSKDALDFFLKMKKKSSIPPNYVTFLGVLCACSHAKLVDDGYRYFHEMEHVHGIKPLMIHYGAMVDILGRAGHIEEAYSFIMNMPIVPDPIIWRTLLGACSIHDVNDNGRGDKVRKKLLELEPRRGGNFVMVANMYSEVGMWEKAANVRRVMKAGGLKKMAGESCVNLGGSIHRFFSGYDSRADCEGLYQLLDAMSLHMKMVYL, encoded by the exons CACCTCTCTCAAGTCCACGCTCAAATGCAAGTGTCTGGCCTCCATAGAGACTCCTTTCTCGCAAGCGAACTTGTCCGAATCTGTGCTTTATCTCCCACAGGGAGCTTGAGCTATGCGCGGTCGCTTCTCTATCACTCGGACGACTCGTCGCCTTTGCCGTGGAACATTCTCATCAGGGGATACGCCTCGAGCGATTCTCCGGGAGAAGCAATACGTGTATTCCATGGAATGCGAAGGCGAGGAATTAGGCCCAATAAACTTACCTTTCCATTCCTTCTCAAGGCGTGCGCCCTTGTATCGGCTCTTAAAGTGGGTAGACAGGTGCATGCGGATGTTGTGAAGTGCGGTTTGAACTCTGATGTGTATGTTCAGAACACTTTGATAAATGCGTATGGGTCTTGTAAGAGAATATTGTATGCACGTCGAGTGTTCGAAGAAATGCACGTGAGGACTGTTGTTTCTTGGAATTCGGTAATAACTGCTTATGTTGAGAACTCACGATTGGATGATGGGATCCAGTATTTTGCAAAGATGAGAGATAGTGGGTTCGATCCCGATGAGACCACAATGGTGGTAATGCTTTCTGCATGTGCTGAACTTGGAAACCTGAGCTTAGGGCGATGGTTTCATTCCCTGGCGATTGTCAGAGGGATGGTTTTGAATTGCCATCTGGGTACTTCCCTTGTTGACATGTATGCAAAGTCTGGAGATGTAGAGCATGCGAGGTTGGTGTTTGATAGGATGGACAAGAGAAATGTTTGGACGTGGAGTGCAATGATTCTAGGGCTAGCCCAACATGGATTTTCCAAGGACGCCCTTGATTTCTTcctgaaaatgaagaagaaatcatCGATACCTCCAAATTACGTAACCTTTCTTGGGGTCCTCTGTGCTTGTAGCCACGCAAAACTAGTGGATGATGGGTACCGGTACTTTCACGAGATGGAGCATGTGCATGGGATTAAACCCCTTATGATACACTATGGTGCTATGGTGGATATCCTTGGCCGTGCAGGCCATATCGAGGAGGCTTATTCTTTTATAATGAACATGCCTATTGTGCCTGACCCTATTATATGGAGGACGTTGCTTGGTGCGTGCAGTATCCATGATGTTAATGACAATGGTAGG GGGGATAAGGTAAGAAAGAAATTGCTTGAATTGGAGCCAAGGAGGGGTGGGAATTTTGTGATGGTTGCAAATATGTATTCTGAAGTTGGGATGTGGGAGAAAGCGGCAAATGTGAGGAGGGTTATGAAAGCTGGAGGTTTGAAGAAAATGGCCGGGGAGAGTTGTGTGAATTTAGGTGGGTCAATCCACAGGTTCTTTTCTGGCTATGATTCTCGAGCTGATTGTGAGGGTCTTTACCAGTTACTTGATGCAATGAGTTTGCACATGAAGATGGTTTACTTGTAG
- the LOC121249772 gene encoding amino acid transporter AVT1I-like isoform X2, with the protein MEAEPHYGVSVTKPLMHGESKRPEAKDVETDNGDRNTVSAASFFMTCFHGLNALSGVGILSVPYALASGGWLSLVLIFVIAVAAFYSGLLIQRCMDMDPDIRSYPDIGNRAFGNKGRLLVSVVMYIELYLVATGFLILEGDNLYNLFPNSGFEMAGITIGGKQMFVIIVAVVILPSVWLDNLSLLSYISASGVLASVIILCSIWWTGVFDGIGFHGKGTPLNWNGIPTAVSLYAFCYCAHPVFPTLYTSMRNKRQFTNVLFLCFTLCTVSYASMAVLGYSMFGSNVQSQITLSLPTDKLSSRVAIYTTLVNPVAKYALMVTPIVNATKSWFPCQYNKRMYGLLISTSLVISTVIVALVVPFFANLMSLVGAFLSVMGSIILPCLCYLKISGTYHRLGLEMVVLWGMILMGVAVGIVGTYSSLVEIIGHLRADGLSSLMVSRAWLPY; encoded by the exons atGGAGGCCGAACCCCATTACGGTGTATCCGTCACCAAACCTCTCATGCATGGTGAGTCGAAGCGCCCTGAGGCAAAGGATGTAGAGACAGATAACGGCGATCGTAACACTGTCAGCGCCGCGTCCTTTTTCATGACCTGTTTCCATGGACTCAATGCACTCTCAG GAGTTGGGATACTATCAGTTCCATATGCACTAGCATCGGGAGGATGGTTAAGCTTGGTACTTATATTTGTTATAGCCGTTGCAGCCTTTTACTCAGGCTTGTTGATACAAAGATGTATGGATATGGATCCTGATATCAGAAGTTATCCTGATATTGGCAATCGCGCATTTGGGAACAAGGGAAGACTGCTTGTATCGGTTGTCATGTACATAGAGCTCTATCTTGTTGCGACAGGATTCCTGATTCTAGAAGGGGATAACTTATATAACTTGTTCCCCAACTCGGGATTCGAAATGGCAGGGATAACGATCGGAGGAAAACAAATGTTTGTAATCATTGTGGCCGTCGTAATTTTGCCTTCGGTTTGGTTGGATAACCTGAGCCTTCTTTCCTATATCTCTGCCAGTGGGGTTTTAGCTTCGGTTATCATCCTCTGCTCGATCTGGTGGACTGGTgtgtttgatggaattggatTTCATGGAAAGGGGACACCTCTTAATTGGAATGGGATACCCACAGCTGTTAGCTTGTATGCTTTCTGTTATTGTGCGCATCCGGTCTTCCCTACACTCTACACTTCTATGAGAAATAAACGTCAGTTTACCAAT GTCTTGTTCCTATGCTTTACCTTATGCACTGTCAGCTATGCGTCAATGGCAGTTTTAGGTTACTCAATGTTTGGCTCAAATGTTCAATCACAGATAACTCTAAGCCTCCCAACTGACAAACTTAGCTCTAGGGTGGCAATATACACCACCTTGGTCAATCCCGTAGCCAAATATGCATTGATGGTGACACCTATTGTGAATGCTACCAAAAGTTGGTTTCCATGTCAATACAACAAAAGGATGTATGGCCTCTTAATTAGTACCTCCCTTGTAATCAGCACTGTCATTGTGGCCCTGGTTGTCCCCTTCTTTGCTAATCTCATGTCACTGGTTGGAGCATTTTTAAGTGTCATGGGTTCGATTATACTACCATGCTTATGCTACTTGAAGATCTCGGGCACTTATCACCGATTAGGACTTGAAATGGTGGTTTTATGGGGTATGATACTAATGGGTGTTGCAGTTGGAATAGTTGGTACCTATTCATCTCTTGTAGAAATAATAGGGCATCTGAGAGCTGATGGTTTGTCTTCGTTGATGGTAAGTAGGGCATGGTTGCCTTACTAA
- the LOC121249772 gene encoding amino acid transporter AVT1I-like isoform X1, which yields MKATLSDNSALSVPLILVEMQNGLAHKLEEVESNCHPPSTTNISFFKTCFNGLNALSGVGILSVPYALASGGWLSLVLIFVIAVAAFYSGLLIQRCMDMDPDIRSYPDIGNRAFGNKGRLLVSVVMYIELYLVATGFLILEGDNLYNLFPNSGFEMAGITIGGKQMFVIIVAVVILPSVWLDNLSLLSYISASGVLASVIILCSIWWTGVFDGIGFHGKGTPLNWNGIPTAVSLYAFCYCAHPVFPTLYTSMRNKRQFTNVLFLCFTLCTVSYASMAVLGYSMFGSNVQSQITLSLPTDKLSSRVAIYTTLVNPVAKYALMVTPIVNATKSWFPCQYNKRMYGLLISTSLVISTVIVALVVPFFANLMSLVGAFLSVMGSIILPCLCYLKISGTYHRLGLEMVVLWGMILMGVAVGIVGTYSSLVEIIGHLRADGLSSLMVSRAWLPY from the exons aTGAAGGCCACGCTCTCAGACAATTCAGCCTTAAGCGTGCCTCTCATTCTTGTTGAGATGCAAAATGGGCTGGCTCATAAACTAGAGGAAGTGGAGTCGAACTGTCATCCCCCCAGTACAACCAACATCTCATTCTTCAAAACATGTTTTAATGGGCTCAATGCTTTGTCAG GAGTTGGGATACTATCAGTTCCATATGCACTAGCATCGGGAGGATGGTTAAGCTTGGTACTTATATTTGTTATAGCCGTTGCAGCCTTTTACTCAGGCTTGTTGATACAAAGATGTATGGATATGGATCCTGATATCAGAAGTTATCCTGATATTGGCAATCGCGCATTTGGGAACAAGGGAAGACTGCTTGTATCGGTTGTCATGTACATAGAGCTCTATCTTGTTGCGACAGGATTCCTGATTCTAGAAGGGGATAACTTATATAACTTGTTCCCCAACTCGGGATTCGAAATGGCAGGGATAACGATCGGAGGAAAACAAATGTTTGTAATCATTGTGGCCGTCGTAATTTTGCCTTCGGTTTGGTTGGATAACCTGAGCCTTCTTTCCTATATCTCTGCCAGTGGGGTTTTAGCTTCGGTTATCATCCTCTGCTCGATCTGGTGGACTGGTgtgtttgatggaattggatTTCATGGAAAGGGGACACCTCTTAATTGGAATGGGATACCCACAGCTGTTAGCTTGTATGCTTTCTGTTATTGTGCGCATCCGGTCTTCCCTACACTCTACACTTCTATGAGAAATAAACGTCAGTTTACCAAT GTCTTGTTCCTATGCTTTACCTTATGCACTGTCAGCTATGCGTCAATGGCAGTTTTAGGTTACTCAATGTTTGGCTCAAATGTTCAATCACAGATAACTCTAAGCCTCCCAACTGACAAACTTAGCTCTAGGGTGGCAATATACACCACCTTGGTCAATCCCGTAGCCAAATATGCATTGATGGTGACACCTATTGTGAATGCTACCAAAAGTTGGTTTCCATGTCAATACAACAAAAGGATGTATGGCCTCTTAATTAGTACCTCCCTTGTAATCAGCACTGTCATTGTGGCCCTGGTTGTCCCCTTCTTTGCTAATCTCATGTCACTGGTTGGAGCATTTTTAAGTGTCATGGGTTCGATTATACTACCATGCTTATGCTACTTGAAGATCTCGGGCACTTATCACCGATTAGGACTTGAAATGGTGGTTTTATGGGGTATGATACTAATGGGTGTTGCAGTTGGAATAGTTGGTACCTATTCATCTCTTGTAGAAATAATAGGGCATCTGAGAGCTGATGGTTTGTCTTCGTTGATGGTAAGTAGGGCATGGTTGCCTTACTAA
- the LOC121249775 gene encoding structural maintenance of chromosomes protein 4 isoform X2 — protein sequence MSLRCILSDGAVLLSLSNWIYCFFLFIYYVKINFPFPSLTKYFLSYTAFIHSEQCQICLTFSTPFWFKLESLDESRSGVVQMVKLAEKERDGLEDVKNEAEAYMLKELSLLKWQEKATKLAHEDTDINMVELQENVSSLEEDLKTEREKIRESNKMLKELETVHNKYMKRQEELDNQLRSCKEEFKEFERQDVKYREDLKHMKQKIKKLEDKLGKDSSKAVDLEKECEDSTNLIPIFEENIPKLQKLLLDEEKVLEEIKENSKVETERYRAKLAKVRAELDPWEKQLIEHKGKLEVACTESKLLSDKHEAGRAAFEDAQKQMDNIVGKKEAKNASIANIQSDIGKNQLEALEARKLEQECIKEQDALIPIEQTARQKVAELKSILDSEKSQGSVLKAILQAKESNQIGGIYGRMGDLGAIDAKYDVAISTACSGLDYIVVETTSAAQACVELLRRENLGIATFMILEKQVALSPKLKEKISTPEGVPRLFDLIKVQDERMKLAFFAALGNTVVAKDLDQATRIAYNGNKEFRRVVTLDGALFEKSGTMSGGGSKPRGGKMGTSIRAASVSGEAVANAEKELSTMVEKLNSIRKRIAEAVRCYQTSEKEVAFLEMELAKTHKEIDSLNSQHRYLEKQLCSLEAASQPGKDELDRLKELKELISNEEKEIDKLIEGSKELKEKALELQNSIENAGGERLKAQKLKVNRIQADIDKNSTEINRHRVQIETGQKLMKKLTKGIEDSKKEKERLVEEKEKLRSVFKEIEQKAFIVQENYKKTQELIDQHKDALDKAKCDYDKVKKTVDELRASEVDADYKLQDLKKAYKELELKGKGYMKRLDDLRTTLAKHLEQIQKDLVDPEKLQVTLTDVSRSEACDLKSALEMVALLEAQLKEMNPNLDSISEFRRKVSLYNDRVEELNKVTQQRDNIKKQYDEWRKKRLDEFMAGFNAISLKLKEMYQMITLGGDAELELVDSLDPFSEGVVFSVRPPKKSWKNIANLSGGEKTLSSLALVFALHHYKPTPLYVMDEIDAALDFKNVSIVGHYVKDRTKDAQFIIISLRNNMFELADRLVGIYKTDNCTKSITINPGSFVVCEKAA from the exons GCTAGAATCACTAGATGAGAGCAGGTCTGGGGTGGTGCAAATGGTTAAGTTggcagagaaagaaagagatggcTTAGAG GACGTGAAGAATGAAGCAGAAGCATACATGCTGAAAGAGTTGTCACTTTTGAAATGGCAAGAGAAAGCCACTAAATTGGCCCATGAAGATACTGATATAAATATGGTTGAATTACAAGAAAATGTTTCCAGTTTAGAAGAAGATCTGAAGACTGAAAG GGAGAAGATACGAGAAAGTAACAAAATGTTGAAGGAGCTTGAAACTGTGCACAACAAGTACATGAAGAGACAAGAG GAACTTGATAATCAACTCAGAAGTTGTAAGGAAGAGTTTAAGGAGTTTGAACGCCAGGATGTCAAATATCGGGAAGATTTGAAGCACATGAAGCAAAAGATCAAGAAACTTGAGGATAAACTGGGAAAG GATTCATCAAAGGCTGTTGACTTAGAAAAGGAGTGTGAAGACTCGACAAATCTGATCCCTATATTTGAGGAAAATATTCCAAAACTGCAAAAGCTCTTGCTGGATGAGGAGAAAGTCTTAGAGGAAATTAAAGAGAATTCTAAAg TTGAAACCGAGAGATATCGTGCTAAGCTCGCAAAAGTTCGTGCTGAATTAGATCCTTGGGAAAAGCAACTGATTGAACATAAAGGAAAACTTGAAGTTGCATGTACAGAAAGCAAGCTGTTGAGTGATAAG CATGAAGCTGGTCGTGCAGCATTTGAAGATGCTCAAAAGCAGATGGACAATATAGTGgggaaaaaagaagcaaaaaatgcAAGCATTGCAAATATTCAATCAGATATAGGAAAGAACCAGCTTGAGGCATTGGAAGCTCGTAAACTGGAACAA GAATGCATCAAAGAACAAGATGCACTGATTCCTATTGAACAAACTGCAAGACAGAAGGTTGCAGAACTAAAGTCTATCCTTGACTCTGAGAAGAGTCAGGGATCCGTTCTGAAAGCAATCCTGCAGGCTAAGGAGTCCAATCAAATCGGGGGAATATATGGTCGAATGGGTGATCTTGGTGCTATTGATG CAAAATATGATGTTGCCATATCAACAGCATGTTCAGGACTTGACTATATTGTAGTGGAAACAACCAGTGCTGCACAAGCTTGTGTTGAGCTACTTCGGAGGGAGAATCTTGGCATTGCAACTTTCATGATATTG GAGAAGCAAGTTGCTCTTTCACCCAAGTTGAAGGAGAAAATAAGCACTCCGGAGGGAGTTCCACGCCTTTTCGATTTAATTAAAGTTCAGGATGAAAGAATGAAGCTTGCTTTCTTTGCAGCATTGGGAAACACTGTCGTAGCTAAGGATCTTGACCAG GCAACACGTATTGCATACAATGGAAACAAAGAATTTCGACGCGTGGTAACACTTGATGGTGcactttttgaaaaatctggTACAATGAGTGGTGGGGGAAGTAAGCCTCGTGGTGGTAAAATGGGGACATCTATTCGAGCTGCAAGTGTGTCGGGAGAAGCTGTTGCAAATGCTGAGAAGGAACTGTCTACAATGGTTGAAAAGTTAAATAGCATCCGGAAAAGAATTGCCGAGGCAGTGCGATGTTACCAGACATCAGAAAAAGAAGTTGCATTCTTGGAGATGGAATTAGCTAAAACCCATAAAGAG ATTGACAGTTTGAATTCACAACATCGTTATCTTGAAAAACAACTTTGTTCCCTGGAGGCTGCATCACAACCTGGGAAGGATGAGCTTGATAGGTTGAAGGAGCTCAAGGAATTAATTTCTAATGAAGAAAAGGAGATCGATAAACTCATCGAAGGGTCTAAAGAGCTGAAGGAGAAG GCTTTGGAGCTTCAGAATTCTATCGAAAATGCTGGTGGTGAAAGGTTGAAAGCACAGAAGTTAAAGGTCAATAGGATTCAAGCT GATATTGACAAGAATAGCACAGAGATCAACCGCCACAGAGTTCAGATAGAAACTGGtcaaaaattaatgaaaaaattaacaaaaggtattgaggactcaaagaaggagaaagagagactTGTTGAGGAGAAGGAGAAATTGAGAAGTGTCTTCAAAGAAATAGAGCAGAAAGCATTCATTGTTCaagagaattataaaaaaacacaggag CTGATTGATCAACATAAAGATGCGTTAGATAAAGCAAAATGTGATTACGACAAAGTGAAAAAGACCGTCGATGAATTACGTGCATCTGAG GTTGATGCCGACTACAAGTTACAAGACTTGAAGAAAGCATACAAGGAGTTGGAATTGAAGGGGAAGGGTTACATGAAAAGGCTTGATGATTTGCGAACTACTCTTGCAAAGCATCTGGAACA AATTCAGAAAGATTTAGTGGACCCTGAAAAGCTTCAGGTGACTTTGACAGATGTAAGTCGCAGTGAGGCTTGTGACCTAAAGAGTGCCCTTGAAATGGTAGCATTGCTGGAAGCCCAACTGAAGGAGATGAATCCAAATCTTGATTCAATCTCAGA ATTTCGGAGAAAGGTTTCGTTATATAATGACCGAGTTGAGGAACTAAACAAGGTCACTCAACAGCGTGATAACATAAAGAAGCAGTATGATgaatggaggaagaagag ATTGGATGAGTTCATGGCAGGATTCAATGCAATATCTTTGAAGCTAAAGGAGATGTATCAG ATGATCACACTTGGAGGCGATGCAGAACTTGAGCTAGTGGACTCTTTGGATCCTTTCTCTGAAGGTGTTGTTTTCAGTGTCAGACCACCAAAGAAGAGCTGGAAGAATATCGCAAATTTATCGGGTGGTGAAAAG ACACTCAGCTCACTGGCCCTTGTTTTTGCACTTCATCACTACAAGCCAACTCCGCTTTATGTGATGGATGAAATTGATGCTGCTCTGG ACTTCAAAAATGTTTCTATTGTTGGGCATTATGTGAAGGACAGGACAAAGGATGCTCAGTTTATAATCATAAG CCTGAGAAACAACATGTTTGAATTGGCCGATCGACTCGTAGGTATCTACAAGACTGATAATTGCACCAAGAGCATTACAATTAACCCAGGGAGTTTTGTAGTATGTGAAAAAGCTGCCTGA
- the LOC121249775 gene encoding structural maintenance of chromosomes protein 4 isoform X3 encodes MLHWSRRLESLDESRSGVVQMVKLAEKERDGLEDVKNEAEAYMLKELSLLKWQEKATKLAHEDTDINMVELQENVSSLEEDLKTEREKIRESNKMLKELETVHNKYMKRQEELDNQLRSCKEEFKEFERQDVKYREDLKHMKQKIKKLEDKLGKDSSKAVDLEKECEDSTNLIPIFEENIPKLQKLLLDEEKVLEEIKENSKVETERYRAKLAKVRAELDPWEKQLIEHKGKLEVACTESKLLSDKHEAGRAAFEDAQKQMDNIVGKKEAKNASIANIQSDIGKNQLEALEARKLEQECIKEQDALIPIEQTARQKVAELKSILDSEKSQGSVLKAILQAKESNQIGGIYGRMGDLGAIDAKYDVAISTACSGLDYIVVETTSAAQACVELLRRENLGIATFMILEKQVALSPKLKEKISTPEGVPRLFDLIKVQDERMKLAFFAALGNTVVAKDLDQATRIAYNGNKEFRRVVTLDGALFEKSGTMSGGGSKPRGGKMGTSIRAASVSGEAVANAEKELSTMVEKLNSIRKRIAEAVRCYQTSEKEVAFLEMELAKTHKEIDSLNSQHRYLEKQLCSLEAASQPGKDELDRLKELKELISNEEKEIDKLIEGSKELKEKALELQNSIENAGGERLKAQKLKVNRIQADIDKNSTEINRHRVQIETGQKLMKKLTKGIEDSKKEKERLVEEKEKLRSVFKEIEQKAFIVQENYKKTQELIDQHKDALDKAKCDYDKVKKTVDELRASEVDADYKLQDLKKAYKELELKGKGYMKRLDDLRTTLAKHLEQIQKDLVDPEKLQVTLTDVSRSEACDLKSALEMVALLEAQLKEMNPNLDSISEFRRKVSLYNDRVEELNKVTQQRDNIKKQYDEWRKKRLDEFMAGFNAISLKLKEMYQMITLGGDAELELVDSLDPFSEGVVFSVRPPKKSWKNIANLSGGEKTLSSLALVFALHHYKPTPLYVMDEIDAALDFKNVSIVGHYVKDRTKDAQFIIISLRNNMFELADRLVGIYKTDNCTKSITINPGSFVVCEKAA; translated from the exons ATGCTCCATTGGTCTCGTAGGCTAGAATCACTAGATGAGAGCAGGTCTGGGGTGGTGCAAATGGTTAAGTTggcagagaaagaaagagatggcTTAGAG GACGTGAAGAATGAAGCAGAAGCATACATGCTGAAAGAGTTGTCACTTTTGAAATGGCAAGAGAAAGCCACTAAATTGGCCCATGAAGATACTGATATAAATATGGTTGAATTACAAGAAAATGTTTCCAGTTTAGAAGAAGATCTGAAGACTGAAAG GGAGAAGATACGAGAAAGTAACAAAATGTTGAAGGAGCTTGAAACTGTGCACAACAAGTACATGAAGAGACAAGAG GAACTTGATAATCAACTCAGAAGTTGTAAGGAAGAGTTTAAGGAGTTTGAACGCCAGGATGTCAAATATCGGGAAGATTTGAAGCACATGAAGCAAAAGATCAAGAAACTTGAGGATAAACTGGGAAAG GATTCATCAAAGGCTGTTGACTTAGAAAAGGAGTGTGAAGACTCGACAAATCTGATCCCTATATTTGAGGAAAATATTCCAAAACTGCAAAAGCTCTTGCTGGATGAGGAGAAAGTCTTAGAGGAAATTAAAGAGAATTCTAAAg TTGAAACCGAGAGATATCGTGCTAAGCTCGCAAAAGTTCGTGCTGAATTAGATCCTTGGGAAAAGCAACTGATTGAACATAAAGGAAAACTTGAAGTTGCATGTACAGAAAGCAAGCTGTTGAGTGATAAG CATGAAGCTGGTCGTGCAGCATTTGAAGATGCTCAAAAGCAGATGGACAATATAGTGgggaaaaaagaagcaaaaaatgcAAGCATTGCAAATATTCAATCAGATATAGGAAAGAACCAGCTTGAGGCATTGGAAGCTCGTAAACTGGAACAA GAATGCATCAAAGAACAAGATGCACTGATTCCTATTGAACAAACTGCAAGACAGAAGGTTGCAGAACTAAAGTCTATCCTTGACTCTGAGAAGAGTCAGGGATCCGTTCTGAAAGCAATCCTGCAGGCTAAGGAGTCCAATCAAATCGGGGGAATATATGGTCGAATGGGTGATCTTGGTGCTATTGATG CAAAATATGATGTTGCCATATCAACAGCATGTTCAGGACTTGACTATATTGTAGTGGAAACAACCAGTGCTGCACAAGCTTGTGTTGAGCTACTTCGGAGGGAGAATCTTGGCATTGCAACTTTCATGATATTG GAGAAGCAAGTTGCTCTTTCACCCAAGTTGAAGGAGAAAATAAGCACTCCGGAGGGAGTTCCACGCCTTTTCGATTTAATTAAAGTTCAGGATGAAAGAATGAAGCTTGCTTTCTTTGCAGCATTGGGAAACACTGTCGTAGCTAAGGATCTTGACCAG GCAACACGTATTGCATACAATGGAAACAAAGAATTTCGACGCGTGGTAACACTTGATGGTGcactttttgaaaaatctggTACAATGAGTGGTGGGGGAAGTAAGCCTCGTGGTGGTAAAATGGGGACATCTATTCGAGCTGCAAGTGTGTCGGGAGAAGCTGTTGCAAATGCTGAGAAGGAACTGTCTACAATGGTTGAAAAGTTAAATAGCATCCGGAAAAGAATTGCCGAGGCAGTGCGATGTTACCAGACATCAGAAAAAGAAGTTGCATTCTTGGAGATGGAATTAGCTAAAACCCATAAAGAG ATTGACAGTTTGAATTCACAACATCGTTATCTTGAAAAACAACTTTGTTCCCTGGAGGCTGCATCACAACCTGGGAAGGATGAGCTTGATAGGTTGAAGGAGCTCAAGGAATTAATTTCTAATGAAGAAAAGGAGATCGATAAACTCATCGAAGGGTCTAAAGAGCTGAAGGAGAAG GCTTTGGAGCTTCAGAATTCTATCGAAAATGCTGGTGGTGAAAGGTTGAAAGCACAGAAGTTAAAGGTCAATAGGATTCAAGCT GATATTGACAAGAATAGCACAGAGATCAACCGCCACAGAGTTCAGATAGAAACTGGtcaaaaattaatgaaaaaattaacaaaaggtattgaggactcaaagaaggagaaagagagactTGTTGAGGAGAAGGAGAAATTGAGAAGTGTCTTCAAAGAAATAGAGCAGAAAGCATTCATTGTTCaagagaattataaaaaaacacaggag CTGATTGATCAACATAAAGATGCGTTAGATAAAGCAAAATGTGATTACGACAAAGTGAAAAAGACCGTCGATGAATTACGTGCATCTGAG GTTGATGCCGACTACAAGTTACAAGACTTGAAGAAAGCATACAAGGAGTTGGAATTGAAGGGGAAGGGTTACATGAAAAGGCTTGATGATTTGCGAACTACTCTTGCAAAGCATCTGGAACA AATTCAGAAAGATTTAGTGGACCCTGAAAAGCTTCAGGTGACTTTGACAGATGTAAGTCGCAGTGAGGCTTGTGACCTAAAGAGTGCCCTTGAAATGGTAGCATTGCTGGAAGCCCAACTGAAGGAGATGAATCCAAATCTTGATTCAATCTCAGA ATTTCGGAGAAAGGTTTCGTTATATAATGACCGAGTTGAGGAACTAAACAAGGTCACTCAACAGCGTGATAACATAAAGAAGCAGTATGATgaatggaggaagaagag ATTGGATGAGTTCATGGCAGGATTCAATGCAATATCTTTGAAGCTAAAGGAGATGTATCAG ATGATCACACTTGGAGGCGATGCAGAACTTGAGCTAGTGGACTCTTTGGATCCTTTCTCTGAAGGTGTTGTTTTCAGTGTCAGACCACCAAAGAAGAGCTGGAAGAATATCGCAAATTTATCGGGTGGTGAAAAG ACACTCAGCTCACTGGCCCTTGTTTTTGCACTTCATCACTACAAGCCAACTCCGCTTTATGTGATGGATGAAATTGATGCTGCTCTGG ACTTCAAAAATGTTTCTATTGTTGGGCATTATGTGAAGGACAGGACAAAGGATGCTCAGTTTATAATCATAAG CCTGAGAAACAACATGTTTGAATTGGCCGATCGACTCGTAGGTATCTACAAGACTGATAATTGCACCAAGAGCATTACAATTAACCCAGGGAGTTTTGTAGTATGTGAAAAAGCTGCCTGA